Proteins from one Mycobacteriales bacterium genomic window:
- a CDS encoding M20 family metallopeptidase, translating to MSDPALTDQLPYSPLLSGVLDDARALLPQVRDLRRRIHQSPETGLALPGTQRAVLDELADLDLQVHTGENVGSVLAVLQGDHPGPTVLLRGDMDALPVQEASGLDFASSVDGVMHACGHDTHVAMLAGAAKLLAARRSQIAGQVLFDFQPGEEGMHGARIMLEEGMLELAPPVTGAYALHIKATYPAGTINVRPGPQLASSDTLRIVVHGRGGHASAPHDGLDPVPVACEIVTAIQAMVTRGFTIFDPVVVTIAHIVAGTRDNVIPDSAFMEGTIRSLSATARARVADRLPTLVHGIAAAHGATAEVEVRRGYPVTVNDSDAAAFVSEVAGSVLGADAVVAMDHPVMGAEDFSYVLEQVPGAMAFLGACPAGADPATTPDNHSNRVVFDEDSMASGVAVYAALALRHLADAG from the coding sequence ATGAGCGATCCGGCCCTGACCGACCAGTTGCCCTATTCACCCCTCCTGTCCGGTGTCCTCGACGATGCGCGCGCACTCCTTCCGCAGGTGCGTGACCTGCGGCGTCGGATCCACCAATCGCCGGAGACCGGCCTCGCGCTCCCCGGCACCCAGCGTGCGGTGCTCGACGAGCTCGCCGACCTCGACCTGCAGGTGCACACCGGTGAGAACGTGGGTTCGGTGCTGGCCGTCCTGCAAGGCGATCACCCGGGACCGACGGTGCTGCTGCGCGGGGACATGGACGCATTGCCGGTTCAGGAGGCTTCCGGGCTGGACTTCGCCTCGTCGGTCGACGGGGTCATGCACGCCTGCGGGCACGACACCCACGTCGCGATGCTGGCCGGGGCGGCGAAGTTGCTCGCGGCACGACGGTCCCAGATCGCGGGGCAGGTGCTCTTCGACTTCCAACCGGGCGAGGAGGGGATGCACGGCGCGCGCATCATGCTCGAGGAAGGCATGCTCGAGCTGGCCCCGCCCGTGACCGGCGCCTATGCGCTGCACATCAAGGCGACCTACCCGGCCGGAACGATCAACGTGCGGCCCGGACCGCAGCTTGCGTCGTCCGACACCCTGCGGATCGTCGTGCACGGCCGGGGCGGGCACGCGTCGGCACCGCACGACGGGCTCGACCCGGTGCCGGTGGCCTGCGAGATCGTCACGGCGATCCAGGCGATGGTCACCCGCGGTTTCACGATCTTCGACCCGGTCGTCGTCACGATCGCGCACATCGTCGCCGGGACCCGCGACAACGTGATTCCCGACTCCGCGTTCATGGAGGGGACCATCCGCAGCCTGTCCGCCACGGCCCGCGCGCGGGTGGCCGACCGGCTGCCGACGCTGGTGCACGGCATCGCCGCCGCGCATGGGGCGACCGCCGAGGTCGAGGTCCGCCGGGGTTACCCGGTGACCGTCAACGACTCCGACGCCGCGGCGTTCGTCAGCGAGGTCGCCGGCTCGGTCCTGGGCGCCGACGCGGTGGTCGCGATGGATCACCCGGTGATGGGCGCCGAGGACTTCTCCTACGTCCTCGAGCAGGTGCCGGGCGCGATGGCGTTCCTCGGTGCGTGCCCGGCCGGCGCCGATCCCGCCACCACGCCGGACAACCACTCCAACCGGGTCGTCTTCGACGAGGACTCGATGGCCTCGGGCGTGGCCGTCTACGCGGCGCTCGCCCTGCGCCACCTCGCCGACGCCGGCTGA